From one Halothece sp. PCC 7418 genomic stretch:
- a CDS encoding glycosyltransferase has translation MSQKPSVIGYLLKTFPKLSETFILNEMLELERQGIALHIFSLRKPQDTDYHPQVSELQAPVTYVPSLLPDYDQAEETALLENYLAWQQSDPEPCLEQLRFYIDRPEKKRLNELLQGAYLATILPELGIAHLHVHFANIPTATAEIAHHLSGIPYSMTAHAKDIYLTDPIALDRGMKSAEFVLTCTDYNRRYLASISTSSTPIYLSYHGLDLKRFQGEQTPLSVKTEPLKILSIGRFCEKKGFPDLLAACAHLSLAGVPFTCKIVGFGPLQEALALQIKDFNLQDQVTLVGKLTQDQVIEQYRQADVFVLPCQVTGDGDRDGIPNVLIEAMAMELPVISTRISGITELIVSGENGILVPEKDPSAIAQALIQLHPDPKKRSELGRAGRQTVREHFTLETNIAQVKALLLQTLTRHSASPVNLSSSWEAIAS, from the coding sequence ATGAGTCAAAAACCTTCCGTGATTGGTTACTTATTAAAAACGTTTCCCAAACTGTCAGAAACGTTTATTCTCAACGAAATGCTGGAATTAGAGCGACAGGGCATTGCTTTACACATTTTCTCTTTAAGAAAACCTCAAGACACTGATTATCACCCTCAAGTCAGTGAACTGCAAGCGCCAGTCACTTATGTTCCGTCTCTCTTACCCGACTATGATCAAGCAGAAGAAACCGCACTCCTAGAAAACTATTTAGCCTGGCAACAATCGGATCCCGAACCGTGTTTAGAGCAATTGCGATTTTATATTGATCGTCCCGAGAAAAAACGTCTCAATGAATTGCTGCAAGGGGCATACTTAGCGACAATTTTACCCGAGTTAGGAATTGCTCATCTTCATGTTCACTTTGCCAATATCCCCACAGCAACCGCAGAAATAGCCCATCACTTGAGCGGGATTCCTTATAGTATGACTGCCCATGCTAAAGATATTTATTTGACTGATCCGATCGCGCTCGATCGCGGGATGAAAAGTGCTGAATTTGTTCTCACTTGCACAGACTACAACCGTCGCTATTTAGCGTCAATTTCCACGTCCTCGACTCCCATTTATTTGTCTTATCACGGTCTGGACTTAAAGCGCTTTCAAGGGGAACAAACTCCTCTTTCCGTAAAGACAGAACCGCTCAAAATTCTTTCGATCGGACGCTTTTGCGAGAAAAAAGGATTTCCTGATCTCTTAGCAGCCTGTGCTCACCTGAGTTTAGCGGGAGTGCCCTTTACCTGCAAAATTGTTGGGTTTGGTCCTTTGCAAGAAGCCTTGGCACTGCAAATTAAAGATTTTAATCTTCAAGATCAGGTGACGTTAGTGGGCAAATTAACCCAAGACCAAGTAATTGAGCAATATCGACAAGCGGATGTGTTTGTGTTGCCCTGTCAAGTGACTGGAGACGGCGATCGCGATGGCATTCCCAATGTTTTGATTGAAGCGATGGCAATGGAACTGCCCGTTATTTCTACTCGGATTTCAGGGATTACGGAATTAATTGTCTCCGGAGAAAACGGGATTCTCGTCCCCGAAAAAGACCCCAGCGCGATCGCGCAAGCCTTAATTCAGCTTCACCCTGATCCGAAAAAGCGCTCTGAACTGGGACGGGCGGGACGACAAACCGTAAGGGAACACTTCACCCTCGAAACCAATATTGCCCAAGTGAAAGCCTTATTGTTGCAAACCCTGACCCGTCACTCGGCTTCTCCTGTCAATTTATCTTCTTCTTGGGAGGCGATCGCGTCATGA